From Cucumis melo cultivar AY chromosome 3, USDA_Cmelo_AY_1.0, whole genome shotgun sequence:
AGTATTCGCAGAGTTGGCTAAGACGTACCCCCATGTCATTTTCCTGAAAGTGGACGTTGATGAAGTTCAAGTAAAGAAATTTATGCCCTTTTCAACTTTTCCCAAATTATCGTATTATGCCCTCTTGATAAAGTGGAATGGAACTGGTTTGTtgatttgatctttttttttctctctctctcaaacAATGGCTCCTGTTTCTTTGCAGCCAATTGCTGCGAGGTTCAAAGTTGAAGCAATGCCGACCTTTGCTTTCGTGAAAGATGGTGAGGAAGTTAGCGTTCGCAGGATCGTCGGTGCTGACAAAGTGGGGCTGGGGAGGAACGTATCTGAGTTGTGCGGTCCAGTTCCATCAACTTCTGTTGCATAAATGGTCAGCTTGGAAGCTCATTCTGCCTCTTATTGTTATGGTGTATTGTTGATGATTCTGATTTCGAGTTTTTTCATGGATTTCATGACAATATGTTTGAGATGTGTACTTGTTTAATGAATGTTTGTAGAATAATAAATGTATAATAagatttaatatataaattagcTGTTTGAGCTTTTGAATTAAGTGGTGGGTTGAAAGTTTGTAGATGCTTTCTTTTCTCTTGATAGAAGAAAGAGAATGAACATCTAAAAAAGCAGTTTacttttgcttttctttctctttttccccGGGAAGTCTTCGGAAATATGTAAGACTTGTAAGTTTTATGGTTGCTTGAAATTCTCATGTTTTTGTGTTTGGTTGTCCGTTATGTTTTATGCTTAATCAGGTTAGATAAGATCTTAAATTTTGGAGGACTTGTCGTTTTCTGGTCTAGATTTAGGGGTCCTTCCGTATGAGGAAATGGGATGAGAGAGGAGGAAAATAACCAATAGGTGTCTGCATCAGGGTGGTTAGATGGATCATCTAAAGGATCCGGACTATCCAATCTAAATAGTTTGGGTTGGGTTagattagttttaattttaggTTCGTTTGAATTGAATTTTATATGTTCTTTTAGTTAGATTGTATTATTGTATTATGTTTATATCTTTTTGTTGTTCTATATTGTTACCATGTTTGTTCAAAAGAAGTTTGTTATAGATATATTAGATTTTGATATTTAACTTTTAAGTTCtatgaaattttagttattaacACGTGGAACCGATGAATTTTCGGACTGGcagaaaaaaaattcttcaaaCTAATCCAACGTGGTGTACACCAGTAGTTTCTGTCCTCTTGGAACAAAGATAAAAGTTTTTGGGGGTGGGGTATTCGGAACAAAGATAAAAGTCTTGAAGGTGGGGTAATGGAATAATTTATTCCTAAGCATCTTTTGTATCCATACATTATGGCTCTTTTCCTTTCACTTTTAGGATCCAATATTCTCaagaagtttttattttttattttattacatattgaatttgagatttttCTAAAAGATGTTGAATGCatattaaataatgataaaaaaaattggtgTGGCCTCGGCTAAAGGAATTTCCATAATAGTTTATTAGCTATCCAATTAAAACTTGTTTTGCCATAAAAaagtttatctttttaaaagtACTAAGTTATCATTTTATTACCTTTGGGCTATATGTAGATATGTATAGTAAAGGTTAAGCTTGATCATTACTCTTAAATAATTGGTCAAAATGTATATTTCTTTGTTGAAATTTGATTTTAGAGCTCGAAAggaaattatttttctttctcaagTTTTCAAAATGATTCAACTTTGGTCAAACAAGATGGTGTTTGAATTGGTTAGATGTAAAtatctttgtttttgttgtaattttcaGTTGCCTAGACTTATAATAGTACTTAATAGTgctatttaatttatttttggaaaTGCACTAAAGTGCTTGGTTGTAGTTGGTTGGGTCATTTTTGGTGGACGGATACAATTTCTCAGTTTCAAGTCTTTTATGTTAATCCCTACCATTTAAGTTATGATAGCAATCATATTTAGGGTGTTCATGCTATCAAGTAATTTCTAAGCTTTTGTTCTTTACTTTTTCTTCGGAGTGGTTGATACAAATGGAATATCCAGGACATTATCAATCCCTTTTAGTATAATAACCCTGTGAATCTATATAACTAATCCAACTTAAGAGAGAAAATCTCTTAAATAATTGTTTTTCTGAGTATTTGTTTGTCTCGTTGTCAATTCTACCTATTTAACTTAACTAAGACATGGAGTGTTTAAAAAACCTCGATAACTTGATCAAATTGCTCTACTCAACCCAAACTATGGTTGAAAGttttgataaaattaaaatttggtttgGCTCTCAAGTTCATAACCTTTTTTGGTAGGTTTGATTTGATCCGATACAAAATTATACATCATTATCTATCTATTGCCTCATTGTCCATCCGCACTCTTTCACAACTTTTTAAATCATTATGAAGTTTAATGTTTTGGGATTGAGAAAGTAAATGACTAAAATAGTTTGAATTTTACCATTTGTTATAGCACTTTTAAATTAGATCTATTTTCTATAATGAACGGTTAAACAAATCCTTTATCATTGATGTGCCTCAAACATTTAGGGGACGTTTGGGgtaagggttgggttatgggggattagggttatgtaatccaaccctcgtttggggaaagagttatgtaaccctagttttagcCCAACCCTTCCTCaaacccttcttcaacacttctcaacccttcttcaacttttcctcaatcattcttcaacacttcttcaacttttccttaACTCTTCTTCGACTCTTTCTTAATCTATcataacccttctcccaaacacatcttatcaaaacattatcataacacttccttcataacccttcccccaaacacattttatcataacacttcctccataactcttcccccaaacacatcttatcataatcctaggtttatcataaccctaaccctccataactcaacccttcccccaaacgcccccTTAAGTTTTCAATACTTCACTGTATAGAAGTGAGTTGTAATTGactatttttttgttattttttttaaaggaaaatggACTTTTTCTTCGAACTTTATTTCTTTGTTGTGCAAAAGCCAAACCCGATGACCCAAACTGAAAATATGAAGGGGTTACCTTCATATATACTAGGTTGAATATTTGATCCACCATACTATGAACACTCCTACCAAGATATTAATATTtacattaaaaattaaaaaataaagttagaATCTTTTAATTTACGTTTAGTTGAAAAAGTaagaaatttcaaattctatcgaTCATGAGTAATTAAATGGAACATATATAATGAAataagtttattattattaattgtagTTATAtcatagaataattttaaaagcTTGCAAGCTTATGTGTGGCTCgtaattttcaaacaaaatcaaattaataACTCCAAATTCACGATCAAATTATGTCTATTGATTTCGTATTTGAATGTAGATCCTATATTTCATTAACATAATCAAATACGTTGTCTTAATcaatttgtttttctatttattaAATAACTTTAAATACATTTAACAGCTTGTctggatttttattttttattttttttctttctattttcatATTAGTTTTATGACCAAAATAAATACaaactttaaataaaataatttcaagtttaaatgctaactttttttttttttaatgtaacttaaactttcaaatttatACCTAAGCAAAAATATTTTCTGGATTTTTTggaattttcaaaatttcaaatttgtatGTTCTTTATTTATTCATAGTACTTTTAAAATTCGTAGATTTGTTATGAATCTTTAGGAATTTACTAGATATTTTGGTCGATTAATctattaattaaatacaaatttgAAAGCCTAGACATATGTTAGAActttccaaaatttaaaatttattcttAAGCATCAACTCAAGAAGTTCAATTTTAGTCCTTTGTATTAGCCTAAAGTTATTCCATTCTATCCTAATTATTGGCATCGTGATAACCAAATGAATAAATTATTGAGGAAGTTGGAACCATATTGGACAAATTTTATTGTAGGAGATGTAAATTAAAATTAGGTTAAAtttatattacaaaaaaaaaaaaaaatgaaaaggaagaacAAAGCACTActaaaaagaagatatattaaattataaaataggTGTAAGatttatttgatatattttttttgcttGTTTTTCTATTTACAGTCATTAAGTTTAgaaatgttatatttttaattaagttttgagttttaatttaatatagtttataagtttcaaaatgttaaCATTTCACgtttaaattttgagttttcgTTTTAATCTGAGTTTATTGTTTCGTGATTTACCTTTTGAAcatttattattgattaaataCTCGTATCATCCGTGGTATTACCTATTAattaatagaaaagaattatatttaattagattttaatatttgctatctttattaaaatttaactccataattattttaaagaaatgttttaaaaaataacaaaatgttgaaattaattaaaaaatagaacaaaatttatcagtttttttaattaatttattatttttttagtagtaaaaaaatgacaaattcaagagattaaattaaaacaaaatgatCAAAAATTAAAAGCTAAGAGAAAAGTAGTTCCGAAAATTTAGGCATCCAGCCCTAATTTTTCAATTCGATGGCATTATGGTAGTAAAACGACGAAAGAATGGGCAATTTAGTAAAAGTTGAAAAACTGGAGCCCACCCTGACTATAAATAACATCCCATCGCCAGCATCTCTCTGCATTGTTGCGATTTTTTGATACGGAGAATAATATATTAGAAGAAAAGTGATTTGCGTTCAAACCAATGGGTGAAGAAGGTCAAGTTATTGCATGCCATAAGCAATCTGAATGGGATGCTCTATTGGCCAAAGCCAAGGAATCTGGAAAATTggtataactttttttttaatctctcacTTCATTTTCTACATTATTTCAATTGATTCCCGTAGAATTTTCGAATTTCACGTCCTGTTGTTCCTTTTTCCTCTTAGGTGATTGTTCATTGTCTTGGTATATAAGTCGCGATGGATTCGCTAGGGTTTCTGATCTCTTATACTAGTTTATATATTCGATTTATCTAGATTGAATGGTCGTGTGTTGAAATTGATGAATCTTTTGATCGATTTGTATTCCTCCTGATCTTAATCCTTCTCTGTTACGCTTTTCGTTAACTTGGACCTTGATTGTGCTATTTGGCGTTAAACGAACTCCCAGTGATTCTGTATTACAGTTTGTGTTCATTTCTTTGTGCTTGATGTTTCTAGAGTTTTCTTGATAGGTTGTGGTGGATTTTACTGCTTCCTGGTGCGGTCCATGCCGTACAATTGCTCCATATTTCTCCGAATTGGCTAAGAATCATCCCGGTGTCATGTTCTTGAAAGTGGACGTCGATGAATTGAATGTAAACATATTTAACCTTTTGATTTTCAATAGTTCTCGTACAAGATATTGTTGCAGTAGTTTAGtgtattctttttgttttgattaTTCCTCTTTTCTTTCCCTAAACAATGGATTCTGTTTCTCTCTGTAGGCTATCGCTAGCGAGTGGAAGATTAATGCAATGCCGACGTTTGTTTTTGTGAAAGGAGGGGAAACACTTCACAAGATTGTTGGTGCTGATAGAGCGGCACTGTTGAAGAAAATAGAAGAGCTTAAAACTTCAACAGCTGCTGCCACTTCTACTGCTTAGAGGAACGTGCCTGCCCTTGTTATTATTATCAGTATGGTGTAATGTTGATTCTGGTTTCTAGTTTGTTCTTTTTATGAATTTCACAACAACGAGTTTGAAGATATTTGCTGTTCTTGGTTTCCCTTTAAAGAAGTTTGGATAATATGTGCAACTCTCAAATATATGATTCTCTTTGGTGCTTGTTATACTATAGAATTTGCAGGTTTCATCATGGAATAACAAATAGGGAAAGGAGTTCGTTGAACTATGATGTCGCATGAATTTGCACATTCTATCGGCAATCTGCCGTAAGAACTTTGTTTTTACTCATTGTTCTTCCTGCAGTTGTTTACTATTTGCTGTACAGTAACTTTCGATTTTATTTTGTGTCTATAGGGCAGGGAGGAACTTTGAATTTTGTATCATTGTCGTAGAATTGAAATTTATGTCTCTAATAGGTTTGTGAATGTCTTCGGATATTGGATAGATTAATTGATTTATATGGTACATAAATTGATCGAAAGTTTAGTGATTCAAGGATTGTTTGGAGTGTTGGATTATTAGATATTACAATATGTAGGTAGGTTATAATAGTTGCATTTGGAGGGTAGACTATAGCCTTAAATCTATTAGACAAGTGTGAAGAACAAGCAAAATGATGATTTGCTAACAATATTTTAATGTTAATGTTTGTTTTGTTTGCTAGCAAAGGCCAAAGGGAATCTACGTGAGTATGCATGACCGTGTGAAATGTGGGTGGGATTCTCAATGTGTTTGTAAAACCACTGGCTAGGTGTAACGCCTAATCTTCATGCCTTCCTTCCTATACATAGGATGGAAAaagtaattatatttgttttttttagtgtatgacatttgtttttattaggtgctaccttcaattttttatttttttttattataaaaagaGATGTCTTTGGAGAATCgctttttaagaaaaagaagataatttgCTAAAGAAAGAATTTCAACCTTTTGGTGTGATGTTTTGGTTCGCTTAACTTCCTTTTCTGTAGTGGGCAAGATGCTGAATCTGATATTTTGTTGAAAAGTAATGTGTATATCTATATTTGAATGTTTGCAATTCAATTAACTAAAAGACATGAGCAACGTTGAAAGACGTTTGAAtctcttttttatttgaatagtaataatactaataatgaATAAACAAATAACTACAAATCATGAAACTTTTGGAGATTGTTGTTTGAGCCAACAGATTCAGAATTTTATATACAACTTGAAAAGATCAAAAGACCCTAATTTATGAGTAATTCTCTCAatatttttgtatatatatttatttatattaccTAAAAGTAATAATTTGctcattttgaaataaaattaattccttaaaaaaactaattaataaataaaaactctaaaaaaattattttaaatgatcaaatctataaatattttcaaatatagtaaaatgttaAAATGTCAAAATGGAAGCTTTTGATCTAAACAAATTAATCATTTTTGCTATGGAtgaaaatatcaaaaaaaaaaaaaaaaaaaaaaggaagaaaaattcATTCCAGTATTATAATTAAATCGATAAGTTACAACAGTAAATTCCTCATAATAATAATACAGTTTCCTAATTTGTTGGGTTAGATTAGgttttcaaaattcaatttgCAATCGAACCATAATTTCCATAGGTCAGGTTTAAATTATTTCACGATTCTacattaaatttttatattcaaTTACCCACATGAGCAATATGCATTGATGGCTTATTAAATTTTTGGAGTAAGCTTGATGagaatgtaaaaaaaaaaaaaaaaaaaaaaaatcaattttataagGTTGAAGGCAAGCCAAAGGCTAAGATGGAAATTGTATTAGATGAGTATAGTGTATAGTTAGTATACTTTCGTCTCCATCAACGAAAAAGGTGTAAGAAAGGACTCGATTGTTAAACgtaaaaatatttaacaaaaatagAATAATGTTAGAAAGAAGAGAGAGTATGTGATAACCCCATCCAGTAGAGCCGGTGGAGAAGGCGCCACGTCCACAACTTGCGCCATCTTCTGATCTTCTAATCTTCCAATCTTCTAATCTTCTTTTCATAATTTTAATGAAAACAATGTGTAAATCAAACAACTTTCCAAAGGAGTGAAGAAGAACGAAGAAGAACAAATCTATACTCCCATTAACAATGGAGAAACTGGCAATTCCTTGCCAAACAAACCCTCCAATTTCTGTCCCTGCTTCAGTTATCAAACCCAGACCCCTTAAATTCTCTTCAAAACCAATTAAAACTTCTGTATTTTTCACCTACAAACTTACTTCTAAGTCCAATGATGACCATTTGAGTTACCTTTGCAGCAATGGGCTACTCCGTGAAGCCATAACAGCCATCGATTCAATGTCTAAACGTGGGTCTAAGTTAAGCACCAACACGTATATCAACTTGCTTCAAACTTGCATAGATGCGGGTTCTATTGAACTGGGTCGTGAGCTTCATGTTCGTATGGGTTTAGTCGATCAGGTAAACCCATTTGTTGAGACAAAGCTAGTAAGTATGTATGCGAAATGTGGGTGTCTTAAGGATGCACGCAAGGTGTTTGATGGAATGCAGGAGAGAAATTTGTATACTTGGTCGGCAATGATAGGGGCATATTCGAGAGAACAGAGATGGAAAGAAGTAGTTGAACTTTTCTTTTTGATGATGGGAGATGGGGTGCTGCCTGATGCCTTTCTTTTCCCAAAAATACTACAGGCTTGTGGGAATTGCGAGGATCTTGAAACTGTGAAGTTGATACATTCTCTCGGTATTCGATGTGGGTTGAGTTGTTATTTGCGTGTGAGCAATTCTATCTTGACGGCATTTGTCAAATGTGGGAAGTTGAGTCTAGCTAGGAAGTTCTTTGGGAACATGGACGAAAGAGATGGGGTCTCTTGGAATGCTATGATAGCTGGTTGTTGCCAGAAGGGAAAAGGTGACGAAGCTAGGAGATTACTTGACACGATGAGCAATCAAGGATTCAAACCGGGTTTGGTTACTTATAACATAATGATTTCAAGTTATAGCCAGTTGGGGAATTGCAATCTTGTTATAgacttgaagaagaagatggagagTGTGGGTTTAGCGCCTGATGTCTATACTTGGACCTCAATGATTTCAGGTTTTGCTCAGAGCAGCAGGATCAGTCTGGCATTGGATTTCTTCCAGAAGATGATTCTGGCAGGGATTGAACCAAATACTATAACTATTGCAAGTGCGACCTCAGCCTGTGCTTCCTTAAaatcattgcaaaaaggattgGAAATACATTGTTTTGCAATTAAAATGGGAATTGCGCGTGAAATATTGGTTGGGAATTCGCTTATTGATATGTATTCTAAATGTGGAAAATTGGAAGCTGCTCGCCATGTCTTTGACACGATCTTAGAAAAAGATATTTATACATGGAACTCGATGATTGGAGGATATTGTCAGGCTGGATATTGTGGAAAAGCGTACGAACTTTTTATGAGATTAAGGGAATCAAATGTCATGCCTAATGTTGTTACATGGAATGCGATGATATCAGGATGTATACAGAATGGAGATGAGGATCAAGCTATGAACCTCTTTCAAATAATGGAAAAAGATGGAGGGGTTAAGCGGAATACAGCATCCTGGAATTCTCTGATTGCTGGGTACCATCACCTTGGTGAAAAGAACAAAGCTCTAGCAATATTTCGACAAATGCAGTCTCTTAATTTTAGTCCTAATTCAGTGACTATCTTGAGCATTTTACCAGCTTGTGCAAATGTAATGGCAGAGAAAAAGATAAAGGAAATCCATGGTTGTGTGTTGCGCAGAAACCTGGAATCTGAGCTAGCTGTTGCAAACTCACTTGTAGACACTTACGCCAAGTCAGGGAACATTAAATATTCAAGAACCATCTTTGATGGCATGCCATCCAAAGATATTATCACCTGGAATTCAATTATTGCAGGATATGTTTTACATGGTTGTTCAGATTCTGCATTTCAATTGCTTGATCAGATGAGAAAGCTTGAAATTAGGCCAAACCGAGGTACTCTGGCTAGTATTATTCATGCCTATGGCATTGCCGGAATGGTAGACAAGGGAAGACGTGTTTTTTCTAGCATCACCGAAGAACATCAAATTCTACCAACTTTAGATCATTATTTGGCTATGGTAGATCTCTATGGACGTTCTGGGAGGCTTACAGATGCAATAGAATTCATCGAAGATATGCCTATAGAACCCGATGTCTCTATCTGGACCAGCTTACTTACGGCCTGTAGATTTCATGGGAACTCACGCTTGGCAGTTCAAGCAGCCAAGCGCCTACACGAATTGGAGCCTGATAATCATGTGATATACCGTTTATTAGGGCAGGCATATGCCTTATATGGGAAATTTGAACAAACCCTAAAAGTGAGAAAGCCTGGAAAAGAGAGTGCGATGAAGAAATGTACAGCACAGTGCTGGGTTGAAGTCAGGAATAAAGTCCATTTATTTGTCACTGGCGACCAGTCTAAACTTGACGTTCTAAATACTTGGATAAAGAGCATTGAAGGGAAAGTAAAGAAATTGAATAATCACCATCAGCTTTCTATTGAcgaagaagagaaggaagaaaaaattGGTGGGTTCCACTGTGAAAAATTTGCATTTGCTTTTGGCCTTATTGGCTCATCTCACACACGCAAAAGTATAAAGATTGTGAAAAACTTAAGAATGTGCGCCGACTGTCATCAGATGGCCAAGTATATCTCAGCGGCTTATGAATGTGAAATATATTTAAGCCACTCAAAATGCTTGCACCATTTCAAAAATGGTCACTGTTCTTGTGGGGATTATTGGTAGCCTTCAGCACTACGTGGAAGTTGTTCTTAGTATCAAATTCCCGTTAATGGAAAAGGGTAGTTGATTGAACAGATGAAATTAAATCTCAAGGAATGAGCATTTCTGAAGATTGTTTAGACTGATTCCTGTAGAGTTTGGCTGAGAATGAATTGTTCAATACACTTTGACAGGTATGTGATCTATTTATAGGTAACCGAATAAATTTGATTGGAACCTACTaagttttaaatatttgtttgtggtactcataattttatttatttattaatgtaATTCGTATAGATTCTTAACAGTGGTTAGTGGAGCATATAGACATTGCATGCTTGTTCGGGTGCATAGCTTACTGTTTCTTGCAAGTGTGTAATGACATGACACATTTAGGTTGAAATTATCCTTGATACTATACCCCTAGCATTTTGATGAAGTTATGGAGAAATTTCCTTGGTTGATCTAGTCCTAGTCCTTCATGATTTCCGTTATTACCATGTTGCGAGGCACCATACCAATTGGACATAAATCTAGAAAGTGATGGTTACCACATATCAAGAAAGCTTGTATATCTAAACAAGATTAAAGGATGTAGAGTAATATGCGCTCCTTCTCAGAGAGTGGGGAAGGCCCGGGAAGGGGTTGATATGTAGAGAAAAAACTGAGATACGGATGGGATGGGAATTCATCCATGCATAAGTCACTATTCagttcaaattttcaaatttcactAGATTAAACTCTCGTCGTCATTGTTTGCTAATTAGGTGGAATATGCCGAACAAATAGCTGGTGGGACTCTAGTTAGGGTGGCATACATAGAAAAATAAGAGAACTCACCatattttaattgaaaatgaagTGATTCATGGAGATGAGAGAATAATAGTGCTACCAAACAGATTAGAATCCATTGGGAAACGccactatttttttctttaaaaaaaatattagatttcatttttctattctATCCAGGGATCAGATTCTTGTCTACTAAATCTTTCCCCTCCTTAGTGAAAACTGGAATCTATCTCCTCCCATCATTTGAAAAAGCTTTTGAAACCTTGATTCTGTACTCCACCCCTTTTTTGCTCAAATAAATTCCTCACAGTCTGCTTTGCACACTACGATTGCGCTCAGGCATTGAAGTTCAAGAAAATTGTTCCTCCTCTCACTTTTCTAGTCTTTTGTTTCTGTAACAAGAATGGTAGGTGCTATTCATTTGCTTTGTATTATTTGATTGCATTCACTTGTTTTTTATTCTCTACAACTAGTTTGAGGTTTGTTTTTTCTCAGAGTTTTGATGATTCTCGAAAAATCAAGCCAATCATGGCTGGTCCTTTTGGGGGACCAGCTGGAAATAACTGGGATGATGGAGTTTATTCAACTATCAGGCAGTTGGTAATTTGCCATGGAGCTGGTATCGACTCCATTAAGATTCAATATGATGTGAAGGGAAGTTCAATTTGGTCAGATAGACATGGAGGAAATGGTGGCACTAAAACAGACACGGTAGCTTCATACTTTGTTGGATCATTGATTGTTTGCTCAATAATTTTGAAACATCTCGAGTCCTTTACTTCTTTTAAATGAAACTGTAATTTCCACATGATACTTAAATGACGTTTCAAGTCGGTTTTAGTTTGATTATTGATGAAGAATACAAGAGTCTCTGTGTGTACTAGCTACTAAGTTTTCATTTTTGGTTTACAGGTGAAGCTTGATTTTCCGGATGAGTACTTGACTATGATCCGTGGATACTATGGTAGCTTTGTGTCATTTGACAAAGTGTTTGTTCGATCCCTGACTTTTATGAGCAACAAAAAGAAGTACGGACCTTATGGGGTTGAACAAGGAACAGTTTTCTCTTTTCCAACGACTGAGGGCAAGATTGTAGGGTTCCATGGCAGGAGTGGATTGTACCTGGATGCCATTGGAGTTTATCTAAAGCCTATGGCTATACAATCACCATCTAAAGCAATGATTCAATCACAGGACCATCTTGCTAGTAAGACTGAAAATGAAGGGTATTCAATTATACAAGGAAGTGTTGGCCAAAATTATGATATTGTTCTTGCTGTCAGGCAGAAGGATGAATTCAAAAAACCTCTTCCAACTACTATCTCAAAACAAGTATCTAGTTCCTCGAGCTCAGAATCAAGTGATGATGAATCCACAATTAAGGTGGGAtaaaactttcttttgtttatGCCTTTTTGTCTTGTTTCAAGTAAACTTTTCCCCTTGTAAAAATTGGACTCAAATAACGGTTGGTGATGGTCATCTCAGAGGCCTGTTAAGAAGGGACCGTCTAAAGTCGAAAATGTGGTACCATGTGGACCCTGGGGCGGCTCGGGTGGAACAATATTTGATGATGGATGTTACTCT
This genomic window contains:
- the LOC103488006 gene encoding pentatricopeptide repeat-containing protein At1g19720 isoform X3, translating into MEKLAIPCQTNPPISVPASVIKPRPLKFSSKPIKTSVFFTYKLTSKSNDDHLSYLCSNGLLREAITAIDSMSKRGSKLSTNTYINLLQTCIDAGSIELGRELHVRMGLVDQVNPFVETKLVSMYAKCGCLKDARKVFDGMQERNLYTWSAMIGAYSREQRWKEVVELFFLMMGDGVLPDAFLFPKILQACGNCEDLETVKLIHSLGIRCGLSCYLRVSNSILTAFVKCGKLSLARKFFGNMDERDGVSWNAMIAGCCQKGKGDEARRLLDTMSNQGFKPGLVTYNIMISSYSQLGNCNLVIDLKKKMESVGLAPDVYTWTSMISGFAQSSRISLALDFFQKMILAGIEPNTITIASATSACASLKSLQKGLEIHCFAIKMGIAREILVGNSLIDMYSKCGKLEAARHVFDTILEKDIYTWNSMIGGYCQAGYCGKAYELFMRLRESNVMPNVVTWNAMISGCIQNGDEDQAMNLFQIMEKDGGVKRNTASWNSLIAGYHHLGEKNKALAIFRQMQSLNFSPNSVTILSILPACANVMAEKKIKEIHGCVLRRNLESELAVANSLVDTYAKSGNIKYSRTIFDGMPSKDIITWNSIIAGYVLHGCSDSAFQLLDQMRKLEIRPNRGTFSQSFDDSRKIKPIMAGPFGGPAGNNWDDGVYSTIRQLVICHGAGIDSIKIQYDVKGSSIWSDRHGGNGGTKTDTVKLDFPDEYLTMIRGYYGSFVSFDKVFVRSLTFMSNKKKYGPYGVEQGTVFSFPTTEGKIVGFHGRSGLYLDAIGVYLKPMAIQSPSKAMIQSQDHLASKTENEGYSIIQGSVGQNYDIVLAVRQKDEFKKPLPTTISKQVSSSSSSESSDDESTIKRPVKKGPSKVENVVPCGPWGGSGGTIFDDGCYSGIRQINVSRNVGIVYIRVLYACDEESIWGTRAGGAGGFKYDKVIFDYPYEILTHVTGHYGPVMYMGPNVIKSLSFHTTKAKYGPFGEAQGTPFSTNVKEGKIVGFHGRKGLFLDALGVHLVEGKVTPLSRPPASDIIPAAPPLLENGNAPWTMKLAPSKGALEEIARGVVKKPAPCGPGPWGGDGGKPWDDGVFSGIKQIYLTRSLEAFCSIQIEYDRNKQSVWSVRHGGNSGTNVHRVKLDYPHEVLTCISGYYGYIGKDERQQAVKSLTFHTSRGKFGPFGEEVGSFFTSTTTEGKVVGFHGRSSLYLDAIGVHMQHWLGSQRASRSSFFKLF
- the LOC103488007 gene encoding thioredoxin H1-like, which encodes MGEEGQVIACHKQSEWDALLAKAKESGKLVVVDFTASWCGPCRTIAPYFSELAKNHPGVMFLKVDVDELNAIASEWKINAMPTFVFVKGGETLHKIVGADRAALLKKIEELKTSTAAATSTA
- the LOC103488008 gene encoding thioredoxin H-type 1, producing MAEEGQVIGIHSVEEFDALVLKGKETGKLIVVDFTASWCPPCRFIAPVFAELAKTYPHVIFLKVDVDEVQPIAARFKVEAMPTFAFVKDGEEVSVRRIVGADKVGLGRNVSELCGPVPSTSVA